In the genome of Notamacropus eugenii isolate mMacEug1 chromosome 7, mMacEug1.pri_v2, whole genome shotgun sequence, the window ctGGGATTACTTTCAAACTATCCATCTTTCTCGGTTATGCTAAAACAGTAGATCTAACAGTCTTCTGGGGGAGGGAATTGTCTAGGTGCTGCTTAGTCCTAAAACTTCtacatatttaaatttttctttttccttccagcATATTCCATAATTGTACCCCAAAACTCACTGTGATATTTCAGAAGAGAGTGAGTTCCTGAAATTACCAAAAGTCCCAGGAGTTAACTCCTGTGATCTTCAAATGATTAATCTTCCAACCTACAAACTCTAGTGAGATGTTTttagcagttttttaaaaaactattccCCACTAAAGGCCTAAAGTGGGACTACTTACTCATTACTGAGACACCTACTTCAAGTAAGAAACTTCATTAGCCTTTCCTCGTATACCAAGCTCTTTTGCTACAGCTTTTTAGCGATTTTTCTGATTGGCTGCATTTTGCTCTCAGAAAACTTTCAAGGTAATAGAATATACCAGGAAAACTAAATATGATGCAAGATAAGATTTTcctacattttacaaagaaacaaaaaaacagacaaaatgatAAGGAAAATGCTTGCtaggcttaattttttttttcgaATTTGCAATAATTaaaaaagttgaatttttttAGGGGGCAAAACAAACAACCATTTGAATCCCTTTAAGATTTATTCCCAATGTCACAAAATTCAACAGCATGATGTTTTAGTCATTCTCATAACTATCAAGAGCATTCCCATGGTCAAAGGCTACCAGAAGTCTATTCAAGGAGGAACCACAGGAATCCATAATCTTTCAGCATCCCTatagttaaatttaaaaagaaaactaaaacttAATCTTAATTGTGACCCATTCTATTCCTGGGGAAAATTTAAACTAAAATAAACTTCCCTACTGCTGAGGTAACTTAATCAAAACTAAACTGCCACAATCAACTGAGTAAACCAATgaaaagctaaacctaaaccttacCTCATCTCTGAAGAAATAGGGATTGTGTGCAGCAGTTGGACGTTCATGTGCCATCTTTTGGAGAAAAGTTCCTCAATAAAAAATGAACCAGTGATCTCTAGGAGTTTTCCTGGAAGACTATCACCAAAGAGTGGGGTGCCCATGTCATTCATCCTTAAAAAGTCTCCCTAGACCTTACCATCTCTATTAGCTATCATTTTACATATCAGTTTTTGAACAAACCTCCTTGAAAAAGTTATCATAAAGTAACAAATTTGAGCACATAATTGATCTGTCACTCAGACAGACACACCAACAGATTCGCACTCAAACTCAAATAAATTTGGCATAATGAATCTTTCACGGGTTGGCATGGGACACCTACAGTGAAGATTGGGtgttttcttatagcataattgGAGGCCAGTGTCCAACGTCCTTTTGAATACTTGCCCATGACTTCTTACAATCCTTACTGGCAATAGGCAATCCTCCATATCATCTACAGTAACAAAACACAAGATCACAGAACCTCGTTTAAGAAGTTTCACAGAATGACTGAAGAGTTTTGTTGCATCAAGCATGACATGACCTTCACTGACATACCTGGGCTTGTTAAGGATGCATGTCATCTAAAGACCTTAGAGAATTTCCAAGAGGTCTATTGCAACTTCTGccaaattctcttttttgttaGTTGATGATACtatttgatgtttcttttttgaaagaaaaccctaatttttaaaattttagacaaCTTTGAGATATGTTAGAAACATATCACTTTGAATTAGTATGAAAAATTGTTGGAAGAAATGAGAGCAGACAATGTGAGAGATTTCATTGAACTTGGTGACTTGGTCCAATGGAAAACATTACTTTAGTGATCTAGTCATTCTTGTAAGTCTGTAGAAGAGAAAATTGTAAACAATGTCTATGGTATCAAAGATGTTGAGCATGGTAAGGCAAGATCCTTCTAGTTCTACTTTTCTGTTGCTTTCTGTTAATGAACAACACTTTTCATGGTTCACCAAAGAACTCAGAAGTTGTGGATGACTTTCCTGATTTGAATTCTGAGAAAACGTATATATTTTATGTTGTGAAGTTACAAATGGAAACAAAGCCAGGAAAGGTAAGAGACTCCAAGGCTGCTGAAGTTTGGTAACAGTACTCATTTCAATTCTTTAGATACACATGCACAACCTTGTTAGGCAGTAGgggcagaaagaggaaaagcaaaggactatgtcctcaaggagcttgaaatACGATAGTGAGGATAACATATGCCcagaaataaatataaggtacAATGTGATCAAGGTATAGGAGAGGGCTATGAAAAATGTTACCAGAATTTGAGGAGGAGAGTATTCCATTTTGAGAGGCATCACATGAGTTGCTTTGGAAGAAGCACCTGAGCCCATAATAAATATAAGGGTGGCAAGAGGAGAAAACTTCTAGGAAATACGTTACAGGCATGAGTTAGATTAGGTGATGGTGACCCACACAGAACTGGAAACAGACACAATGAAGTTGTGGAGCCAGActagagccagattgtggaggattTTAAATACCaagctctttgaaaatgaagttttctaaatcaggacttcttaaacttttggtTTTGACCCCATATAGGGTTGTGagaaatttggcaacagtaaatgGTTTCTGAATgtacaaagaccaaaaattaattcaaaatcaaatgtgtaaagAACAAGAAGTGTTTCTGGCAGGGCTTCCCAATGATGCATTgcaaccttggttctgaacatCAAGCAGGCACGCTTTGCACTGTGGATGCCCTCAAGCCATGTAACACTAAGGAACTGCCAAGAAACAGGAAAAGAGGCCATAAGTGGAAAACGTTTAAGAAATCCTCTCCTAAACTAATAAAAACACAGCTCTAGGCCCAAACAAGGCTTATATTTTAGCCTGAAGGAAATGAGCATCCACTGAATCCTTTTGATCAGAGGAATAAGATGATGATGCCTGAGTATTAGACATTAGACAAGATTGGAGAATTGGAGTGACACATTATAATAGCAATGGACACAGCACACTTGAGAGTAACTGTATAAAAGCaggcaccctgacatacacaggaggacctactcttgcaggttcttagatctgcttttctaaaaggaaagcaacatttCAGGgctcaataatcactttaatgaagcaaaTATGTCATTTACTTCGTTCAGGAGAAAATGTCactaccctgaacttcagagaaaatacggaGAAACAAACATcaaccaacagacaaggcttccagcTCTCTGGCCTTGAGCTATATATACTTCACAAATCAAGAGACAGATaactgaccatacatacatatttgctagagagagaagcaccaacatctgggttttgaaAGCCTTGGGGCTGCTAGGGCTGCCTGGAGTCtaatctggccaaacaaacatttccaaacaATAAGCACTGAagtgaaatctcacctcagaatatttatatacttttcagagccagagggcatcacaaccctggagaaccaatgcattaaaaattagcAAAAGATGCAGGACTCCCCTAAACAGGCTGCTCTTAATGAGTAGGCCCATTAATACATGAAATCTTATTAGCATTACAATCTGCTGTGAATGTATTTAGGGTTGAACCATAAAATGTAATAAGCTCTCTATTTATTCAAAACTAAAGCTGAACTGAGAAACTAAAGCATTCACAATATAACATCAAAATCCATAATAAAACAATTACCTACCAGAGTGGCCACATGGTCCCTAACAGACACAAACGTATACAACATAACATAGCATACCCCATACCTTACACTTGTTTATACAATCAGGGAATCCTAAGCCAAGGTCTTCTCTTATACAACACATCCTTCAGGGTAGCAGAAAACACAACATATTCCACCCCAGGTCACAGTAGATTCAACACAGAGTGTCCAAGAAAAGTTCTCTTGGAGGTGTGTCCACTCCACACTGCTATTGCAGGTTCTCACCTGAAACTCTCAGGTGCACCCATATTTGCATTAGCCAAAGAGCCCAAGTTCTTTACACTGCTCCAGCCCCTGCTTACATGTACTGAGGGACAGCTGGACCAACAGGGTGAGTCCACAGGGGTAATGgtacttctccctccctccatagaCAACTCCAACCCCCGGGTCCCAACTCATCCACGGGAATGTGGCAGGATAGTACTCTTACTACTCCTGCCCTGCTGAAAAACCTTCACCTTGACTTGGGGCTGATTTCTGTGCTCCATGTTCCTCCTCCTGCAGGTGCTGACTCCTCTGGGTTCCAGCTTGGATTCACACACAGATAGCTTTCCACTCCTGCTCCATGTTCCACCTCATGGGGGAAGAGATTGCTGCATCCAAGctctcctttccccctacctGAGCCCAGGCACAGCAGACTCCTTGTGTTCCCACCCCCAACCTCCAATTTGGGCTTGCATCACCTCAACCCTGGGGCAGCACATGGGGAGGGGCCACTCCAGCCTGAACTCAGGCAACAgcaaaataatataataactGGGAAATAACACATAAATATCCCAGTTTCACTAAGTCCCATACTCTACTTTAGTACTTTATTCTAGTCCAGTGTTCCAGTGTTGTTACAAGGGTTGGTATTAGAGGTCTCCTCTCTCCATCAGACATCTCCTTTCCAAGCTTTGAAGAGTGATTCACATTCATAGTAAGAGGGTGGTACTAGGGGCACCAGGGGAGGGAGGTTCCTTAATAACAGGTTAACATACTTCCACAAGCAAACCCCAAGGAAGTATCCCATCTTAAATTATGTATATACCCTTTCCGCTAAAATACTTAGAGACAGAGGGTACCAAACCTACTTGGCTCAGCCCAGCTGTGAATTACcggggttcaaaggagattgatgCTTTGGATGTGTACAATTTAGCATGGGAAACTgaattctaaaaagaaaacaacaaaaatcccacctgCTTGTACTTACACAAGTCAAGAAATCAATTATAGGCAGGAAGCACTGAAGGTAACAGAATGAAGGCTGTGATGATATACGTGTAGACATggacaaatgtgaaaaaatattttaaaaataccactTTGGGGAAGATATAGAGgatgagggaaagaaaacagTAAAAGGGCTTCAAGATTCTGAGTCCAAGTACTGTGACAATGGATGTAATATCAGTGCAATTAATAATTTGCCAGGAGAAGTTTTTTCTAAGGGGAGACACAAGTTCAGCTTCAGATAGTTGAACTAGAGGTGTTATTGAGATATTTAGGTAGAAATGCAGTTGGAAAGGTAGGTGTGGAGCCAGGAGATATACTAGCTATTCTTGATATTTCACTCAGAAGAGATTCAAAATTAATATGGCTCTCtaaacctttttttatttttgctaagaCTTTAATCCTTACATACCCAGAAATTTTCTCAGGGAAGCCTTCATCTCATTGTTCCTAAGGCTGTATATGAAAGGGTTTAAGAAGGGGGTCACCACAGAATAAAAGAGCGTTACAGTCttctgtgttcctccttcatGGCCTGATGTTGGCTTCACGTACATCACCATCACAGAGCCATAGAACAGTGACACCACAGTCAAATGGGATCCACAGGTGGATAAGGCTTTATGCCAACCAGCTCTTGAAGGAACTCTCAACACAGCTCTCAGGACCAGGGCATATGTTCCCATGATGTAGAGGAAGGGTACAAACAGGAGCAACGAAGTCAAGATAGTCCAGCTGAACTCTAACAAAGGGGCCCTGGTGCAGGTGAGAGCTAGCAGTGGGCCTGGGTCACATAAGAAGTGGTCAATGACTCTGGAACCACAGAAGGACAATTGGGAAATGAGGATGATGGGAACTGGGAACCAGAGGAAGCCAAACACCCAGCAACTGACCACCAGACAGGTGCAGAGATGTCCTGTCATGATGGTAGGGTAATGCAGAGGTTGGCAGATGGCCAGATACCTATCAAATGCCATAATGGCCAGAAAAAAGCATTCTGTACCACctaaggagaagaaaaagtagaacTGGAGGAAGCATGCAGAGAAGGAAATCATCTTGGTCTTAGAGAGAATGTTGACCAACATACTGGGGACAGTAGAAGTGACATACCAGATTTCCAGGAAAGAGAAGTTGGCCAAGAGGATGTACATGGGGTTATGAAGATGTTTGTCCCAGTGCACAGCACAGATGATAGAACCATTTCCTATAAGTGTCAGGATATAGATGATGAAGAACAGTATGAAAAGGAGGATCTGAACTTCTCTGCTACATGGGAATCCAAGGAGGATGAAACCATCTGTATCACTGGAGCTGTTGTAGGTGTTGGAGATATTCATTTTCCTggatgtgattaaaaaaaaatagaggtgaTTGAGTGAAAATATGATCACCAATGGGAAAAGCTCTTTGAAGATCTCAATAAAAAATTTAcatacaacaaacatttcttaatcaACTACTGAGTTCAGAATATTATAACAGTATACTTATtcaattacatatataatattgtgcatgtatgtataatatatgcatgtgtatatacatatatacacatacacacatgtatatatgtatgtaaacatgtatatatgcatatttgtatataagtatttgtatatatttatatataggctCAATGACTCAAGGTTCCTGCTCTTAGGATTTTCTTTTACTCAACCTGCGattttcattgatataggaaagTTTTGCTACCAGTGCAGATTGGCATTTTCTATGCAAATATATTAGAGTGCTTCCTGGGtcatagagaggttaaatggtttcCCTAAAGTCAtatagtcagtatgtgtcagaaatggaacttgaagagagatcttcctgactcccaaataGGAGGAAGTGATCTCTGAGACCAACCCGCCCCAGCATTTATCATGAAATAGCActaaatttgaagtcaaaagGGCTGTGTTTTCAACTCCAACTCTACTATTTACTGGCTATGTATCCTTAGGCCAACCACACAACATtcagggattcagtttcctcgtctgaaAAATGACAGTACTTTATCAAGTGATCCCTGTGGTCTCTCTGATATCTGTTATTCTGGGATTCAACCTCTCATCAGGCCCCCACATCTATTCTCAGCGTGAATTAGTGTCATTCAATGTTGTTCCTTCTAATTTATGAAACCAACTTCCATAACAGTGCTTATAAATAATTGTATAAGATTATATTTGAGATGTTCTCTTGTTTAATCTCTTTGTATATTTGAATTTGGCTTATCTCTCAACTGATACATTATAAAGGTTTGTGGacacatctttttctttctcatctctgcctcagcaATTTCTACAAATGATTCACTGAGGCTGTGGGCAGGGGTGTAGAaaattttggaatttttaaaGTTAGTCTGTAGTGATCTACTATCTCTCTTTTCAGGAACCTTCTGTGATCTATGAGTTCCCCAGGGCCCTATCCTTCCTCAGGTCTCCTTCAAGGTTAGACCTTTGTCTAATGTAATAATAAATCTGGTAAGGGGTTAGGTGGCATATCATTAAGATGTT includes:
- the LOC140513316 gene encoding olfactory receptor 11G2-like, producing the protein MNISNTYNSSSDTDGFILLGFPCSREVQILLFILFFIIYILTLIGNGSIICAVHWDKHLHNPMYILLANFSFLEIWYVTSTVPSMLVNILSKTKMISFSACFLQFYFFFSLGGTECFFLAIMAFDRYLAICQPLHYPTIMTGHLCTCLVVSCWVFGFLWFPVPIILISQLSFCGSRVIDHFLCDPGPLLALTCTRAPLLEFSWTILTSLLLFVPFLYIMGTYALVLRAVLRVPSRAGWHKALSTCGSHLTVVSLFYGSVMVMYVKPTSGHEGGTQKTVTLFYSVVTPFLNPFIYSLRNNEMKASLRKFLGM